In one window of Tubulanus polymorphus chromosome 3, tnTubPoly1.2, whole genome shotgun sequence DNA:
- the LOC141901405 gene encoding protein phosphatase 1H-like isoform X1 — translation MFNRIKNVFTNVIGTSGLTLATETTLGNNIPSVNLEVKQAYSRPEFLHLSHDEVAASSDHEARLIVTPKDNKSLCWNSGYAEVINAGKSKVNEDQAASGTYELKHDNPADPRDYIFASPFRNKPKELTDFTSAHVADEFMPFTYFGIFDGHAGTGAALMAAHTLHHHIEERLSAVKLLLLAKHAGLDDHVEQNEMMKFALPQKEVTVDSLVIGALEAAFNAMDAQILRERTTFRITGGCTALVAVFILGKLYVANAGDSRAVICRASSNQVVEMSHDHTPGTERQRLQNIVGEYAMLQPDLLHDEFTHLEFMRRLNKRDLGKKMLHRDAHMSGWAFKTVTEDDLKFPLIHGEGKRTRVLATIGVTRGFGDHSLTVHDSDIYIKPFLSPMPEVMVFDLMNEDVTQDDVLVMGCDGLWDVTTHEECMQVVQYSFKQCSNTENKYMLTAQNLVMNARGLYRGKGWRINPDQERPASGDDISVFVIPIHAHKIEHSQRQKATASLATYFEAVDAEKASGS, via the exons ATGTTTAATCGcataaaaaacgtttttaccAATGTCATTGGAACATCGGGATTGACACTGGCCACAGAAACAACGCTGGGAAACAACATTCCTAGCGTGAACTTGGAAGTGAAACAGGCGTACTCTCGACCAGAATTTTTACATCTCTCGCACGATGAGGTAGCTGCATCTTCCGATCACGAAGCCCGTCTAATTGTAACGCCAAAAGATAACAAATCACTTTGCTGGAATTCCGGTTATGCCGA AGTGATAAATGCTGGCAAAAGTAAAGTAAATGAGGACCAAGCAGCATCGGGGACATATGAACTCAAACATGATAATCCAGCTGATCCGAGAGACTATATATTTGCTAGTCCATTTCGAAATAAACCTAAAGAGTTAACAGATTTTACATCAGCTCATGTG GCGGATGAATTTATGCCATTTACATATTTTGGCATTTTTGATGGACATGCTGGCACTGGTGCTGCTTTGATGGCTGCTCATACTCTACATCATCATATAGAG GAAAGATTATCTGCTGTGAAATTGCTTTTGCTGGCAAAACATGCCGGTTTGGATGACCACGTtgaacaaaatgaaatgatgaaatttgcTCTTCCTCAAAAAGAAGTTACTGTTGATAGCTTGGTGATAGGTGCGCTGGAAGCTGCTTTCAATGCAATG GATGCTCAAATTTTACGAGAACGGACAACGTTTCGTATAACTGGAGGTTGCACAGCTTTAGTTGCTGTGTTCATTCTAGGCAAACTCTATGTAGCTAATGCTGGTGATAGCAG GGCTGTCATTTGTCGGGCAAGTTCTAATCAAGTAGTAGAAATGTCCCATGATCACACTCCAGGAACTGAACGTCAAAGACTTCAGAATATAGTAGGTGAATAT GCAATGCTTCAACCTGATCTGCTTCATGATGAGTTCACTCATCTGGAATTCATGCGGCGACTCAACAAACGTGATCTCGGTAAAAAAATGCTTCATAGAGACGCTCATATGTCCGGATG ggctTTTAAAACGGTAACTGAAGATGATCTGAAATTTCCACTCATTCATGGTGAAGGAAAAAGG aCTAGAGTTCTAGCAACTATTGGTGTAACCCGAGGCTTCGGAGACCATTCATTAACTGTTCATGATTCTGATATTTACATAAAACCATTTCTATCACCAATGCCTGAG GTTATGGTGTTTGACTTGATGAATGAAGATGTCACGCAGGATGATGTACTTGTAATGGGATGTGATGGATTGTGGGATGTGACGACGCATGAAGAATGCATGCAAGTTGTACAGTACTCTTTCAAACAATGCTCCAACACTGAAAATAA ATACATGTTGACTGCGCAGAACCTAGTGATGAATGCAAGAGGGCTTTATAGAGGCAAAGGATGGCGAATCAATCCTGATCAAGAAAGACCAGCCTCTGGGGATGACATCTCTGTATTCGTTATTCCCATTCATGCACACAAGATCGAGCACTCACAGAGGCAGAAGGCAACGGCTAGTTTAGCCACGTATTTCGAGGCTGTGGATGCTGAAAAAGCCAGCGGATCGTGA
- the LOC141901405 gene encoding protein phosphatase 1H-like isoform X2 — protein sequence MFNRIKNVFTNVIGTSGLTLATETTLGNNIPSVNLEVKQAYSRPEFLHLSHDEVAASSDHEARLIVTPKDNKSLCWNSGYAEVINAGKSKVNEDQAASGTYELKHDNPADPRDYIFASPFRNKPKELTDFTSAHVADEFMPFTYFGIFDGHAGTGAALMAAHTLHHHIEERLSAVKLLLLAKHAGLDDHVEQNEMMKFALPQKEVTVDSLVIGALEAAFNAMDAQILRERTTFRITGGCTALVAVFILGKLYVANAGDSRAVICRASSNQVVEMSHDHTPGTERQRLQNIAMLQPDLLHDEFTHLEFMRRLNKRDLGKKMLHRDAHMSGWAFKTVTEDDLKFPLIHGEGKRTRVLATIGVTRGFGDHSLTVHDSDIYIKPFLSPMPEVMVFDLMNEDVTQDDVLVMGCDGLWDVTTHEECMQVVQYSFKQCSNTENKYMLTAQNLVMNARGLYRGKGWRINPDQERPASGDDISVFVIPIHAHKIEHSQRQKATASLATYFEAVDAEKASGS from the exons ATGTTTAATCGcataaaaaacgtttttaccAATGTCATTGGAACATCGGGATTGACACTGGCCACAGAAACAACGCTGGGAAACAACATTCCTAGCGTGAACTTGGAAGTGAAACAGGCGTACTCTCGACCAGAATTTTTACATCTCTCGCACGATGAGGTAGCTGCATCTTCCGATCACGAAGCCCGTCTAATTGTAACGCCAAAAGATAACAAATCACTTTGCTGGAATTCCGGTTATGCCGA AGTGATAAATGCTGGCAAAAGTAAAGTAAATGAGGACCAAGCAGCATCGGGGACATATGAACTCAAACATGATAATCCAGCTGATCCGAGAGACTATATATTTGCTAGTCCATTTCGAAATAAACCTAAAGAGTTAACAGATTTTACATCAGCTCATGTG GCGGATGAATTTATGCCATTTACATATTTTGGCATTTTTGATGGACATGCTGGCACTGGTGCTGCTTTGATGGCTGCTCATACTCTACATCATCATATAGAG GAAAGATTATCTGCTGTGAAATTGCTTTTGCTGGCAAAACATGCCGGTTTGGATGACCACGTtgaacaaaatgaaatgatgaaatttgcTCTTCCTCAAAAAGAAGTTACTGTTGATAGCTTGGTGATAGGTGCGCTGGAAGCTGCTTTCAATGCAATG GATGCTCAAATTTTACGAGAACGGACAACGTTTCGTATAACTGGAGGTTGCACAGCTTTAGTTGCTGTGTTCATTCTAGGCAAACTCTATGTAGCTAATGCTGGTGATAGCAG GGCTGTCATTTGTCGGGCAAGTTCTAATCAAGTAGTAGAAATGTCCCATGATCACACTCCAGGAACTGAACGTCAAAGACTTCAGAATATA GCAATGCTTCAACCTGATCTGCTTCATGATGAGTTCACTCATCTGGAATTCATGCGGCGACTCAACAAACGTGATCTCGGTAAAAAAATGCTTCATAGAGACGCTCATATGTCCGGATG ggctTTTAAAACGGTAACTGAAGATGATCTGAAATTTCCACTCATTCATGGTGAAGGAAAAAGG aCTAGAGTTCTAGCAACTATTGGTGTAACCCGAGGCTTCGGAGACCATTCATTAACTGTTCATGATTCTGATATTTACATAAAACCATTTCTATCACCAATGCCTGAG GTTATGGTGTTTGACTTGATGAATGAAGATGTCACGCAGGATGATGTACTTGTAATGGGATGTGATGGATTGTGGGATGTGACGACGCATGAAGAATGCATGCAAGTTGTACAGTACTCTTTCAAACAATGCTCCAACACTGAAAATAA ATACATGTTGACTGCGCAGAACCTAGTGATGAATGCAAGAGGGCTTTATAGAGGCAAAGGATGGCGAATCAATCCTGATCAAGAAAGACCAGCCTCTGGGGATGACATCTCTGTATTCGTTATTCCCATTCATGCACACAAGATCGAGCACTCACAGAGGCAGAAGGCAACGGCTAGTTTAGCCACGTATTTCGAGGCTGTGGATGCTGAAAAAGCCAGCGGATCGTGA